A window from Prinia subflava isolate CZ2003 ecotype Zambia chromosome Z, Cam_Psub_1.2, whole genome shotgun sequence encodes these proteins:
- the LOC134564534 gene encoding serine/threonine-protein kinase PAK 3-like → MGQVFWWCSIKWEVRAFGTVSKALNAARGQQVAIKELNLQHQGVEEVLKEILVLKEKRHPNIVTYLQSYLVNGAVLLVLEYMDGGSLAEVVRKKRMDVGHIATVCRECLQGLAFLHANQVIHRDIKSANILLSRDGAVKLADFGLCTWLTPEHSKRKSVVGTPRWMAPEVVRGEPYGPKVDIWSLGIVGIHMAKRETPYIRLNSARAMYLISTQGAPDVHTLRLPAALRDFLGCCLQMDVDRRGSAKELLQHPFLKLAEPLFSLFWQPDCCHPCSKVVQAAQGHLMSWRKEPLRTGRNLEERGARKQAAIRAGKERSHGPLPCKSPLQVLFKLKQRKAAVKQLRKRR, encoded by the exons GTGGCCATAAAAGAACTTAATCTCCAGCACCAGGGTGTCGAGGAAGTGTTAAAAGAAATCCTggtcttgaaagaaaaaagacaccCCAATATTGTCACCTACCTACAAAG ctACCTTGTCAATGGGGctgtcctgctggtgctggagtaCATGGACGGAGGCTCTTTAGCTGAGgttgtcagaaagaaaaggatggaTGTAGGACACATAGCAACAGTCTGTCGCGAG tgcCTGCAAGGCCTGGCTTTCCTTCATGCCAACCAGGTGATCCACAGGGACATCAAAAGTGCCAACATCCTTCTGAGCCGGGATGGCGCCGTCAAGTTGG ctgaTTTTGGCCTCTGTACTTGGCTCACCCCTGAGCACAGTAAACGGAAGTCCGTGGTCGGCACCCCTCGCTGGATGGCACCCGAGGTGGTGAGAGGAGAGCCATACGGCCCCAAAGTGGACATCTGGTCCCTTGGCATCGTGGGAATACACATGGCCAAAAGAGAGACTCCTTACATTCGTCTAAACAGTGCCAGG gCTATGTATCTGATAAGCACGCAGGGGGCACCAGATGTGCACACGCTCAGGCTGCCCGCTGCCTTGCGTGACTTtctgggctgctgcctgcagatggaTGTGGACAGGCGAGGCTCTGCCAAGGAACTTCTGCAG CATCCATTTCTCAAATTAGCGGAGCCTCTCTTCAGCCTCTTCTGGCAGCCTGATTGCTGTCATCCCTGCAGCAAAGtagtgcaggcagcacaaggaCACCTCATGAGTTGGAGAAAAGAGCCTCTGAGGACAGGAAGAAATCTTGAGGAGAGAGGGGCCAGGAAACAGGCAGCCATCAGAGCGGGAAAGGAAAG ATCACATGGGCCCCTGCCATGTAAGTCTCCACTCCAGgtgcttttcaaattaaaacaaaggaaagctgcagtgaagcaattgaggaagaggagatga